One region of Grus americana isolate bGruAme1 chromosome 20, bGruAme1.mat, whole genome shotgun sequence genomic DNA includes:
- the STRBP gene encoding spermatid perinuclear RNA-binding protein isoform X2, which produces MRSIRSFANDDRHVMVKHSTIYPSPEELEAVQNMVSTVECALKHVSDWMDEKNKSTKCEGDVEAKEEAAESNAKDQGGRTLCGVMRIGLVAKGLLIKDDMDLELVLMCKEKPTKTLLCIVKDNLPAQIQKLTEEKYLVEEHVNEAAIIIRNTKEPKLTLKVILTSPLIRDEAEKKDGVDNVAMKDPPDLLDRQKCLEALASLRHAKWFQARANGLKSCVIVLRILRDLCNRVPTWAPLKGWPLELICEKSIGTCNRPLGAGEALRRVMECLASGILLPGGPGLHDPCEREPTDALSYMTVQQKEAITHSAQHALRLSAFGQIYKVLEMDPLPSNKSFQKYSWSVTDKEGTGSSALKRPFEDSVGDDKDPNKKMKRNLRKILDSKAIDLMNALMRLNQIRPGLQYKLLSQSGPVHAPVFTMSVDVDGTTYEASGPSKKTAKLHVAVKVLQAMGYPTGFDADVECMSSDEKSDTEGKNETVSSISSNNTGNSTADTSATLEVRTQGPILTASGKNPVMELNEKRRGLKYELISETGGSHDKRFVMEVEVDGQKFRGAGPNKKVAKASAALAALEKLFSGPNAANNKKKKIIPQTKGVVNTAVSAAVQAVRGRGRGALTRGAFVGAAAATGYITPGYGAPYGYSTAAPAYGGFFIDSPYCQPLSIAPFIIHLGPQDFFSDF; this is translated from the exons AGATCTATCCGATCTTTTGCTAATGATGACCGCCATGTAATGGTGAAACATTCAACCATTTATCCATCTCCAGAGGAACTTGAAGCTGTCCAGAACATGGTATCAACAGTAGAATGTGCCCTTAAACATGTCTCTGACTGGATGGATGAAAAGAACAAGTCTACAAAATGTGAGGGTGATGtggaagcaaaggaggaagctgcagaaagcaatgcCAA ggATCAAGGTGGTCGGACCTTGTGTGGTGTTATGAGAATTGGCTTGGTTGCAAAGGGCTTGCTGATAAAAGATGATATGGACCTGGAGCTGGTTCTCATGtgcaaagaaaaacccacaaagacCTTGTTATGTATAGTTAAAGATAATCTCCCAGCTCAAATTCAG AAACTTACAGAAGAGAAGTATCTCGTGGAGGAGCATGTAAATGAGGCAGCTATTATTATTCGTAACACAAAGGAGCCCAAGCTAACTTTGAAGGTGATACTCACATCCCCCCTCATTCGAGATGAAGCAGAGAAGAAGGATGGAG TAGATAATGTTGCGATGAAAGATCCTCCGGACTTATTGGACAGGCAGAAATGCCTGGAGGCCTTGGCGTCTCTGCGGCACGCCAAATGGTTTCAG gCCAGGGCAAATGGACTAAAATCATGTGTAATTGTCCTTCGTATTCTGCGGGATTTGTGCAACAGAGTCCCCACAtgggcaccactgaaaggaTGG CCACTCGAGCTTATATGTGAAAAATCTATAGGTACTTGTAATAGACCTTTGGGCGCTGGGGAAGCATTGCGACGAGTGATGGAGTGTTTGGCATCTGGAATTCTGCTTCCCG GAGGGCCTGGTCTGCATGACCCCTGTGAACGGGAGCCAACAGATGCTTTGTCTTATATGACAGTTCAGCAAAAAGAAGCCATTACGCACAGTGCTCAG CATGCCCTCAGATTATCAGCCTTTGGTCAGATCTATAAGGTTTTGGAAATGGATCCCCTCCCATCAAATAagtcatttcagaaatattcctgGTCAGTAACTGACAAAGAAG GTACAGGCTCATCTGCTCTTAAGAGACCATTTGAAGATAGTGTCGGGGATGATAAAGATCCAAATAAAAAGATGAAGCGTAATCTGAGGAAAA TACTTGATAGTAAAGCAATAGACCTCATGAATGCTCTGATGAGGCTGAACCAAATCAGGCCAGGGCTTCAGTATAAGCTGCTGTCACAGTCTGGTCCAGTGCACGCCCCAGTCTTCACAATGTCTGTAGATGTTGATGGTACGACATACGAAGCATCAGGACCTTCTAAGAAAACAGCCAAGCTCCATGTGGCAGTGAAG GTTTTACAAGCGATGGGGTATCCAACTGGTTTTGATGCAGATGTGGAGTGTATGAGTTCTGATGAAAAATCAGATACCGAaggtaaaaatgaaacagtgtcTTCAATCTCAAGCAATAATACTGGAAATTCCACAGCTGACACCTCCGCTACCCTAGAG GTAAGAACTCAGGGTCCTATCCTCACAGCAAGTGGCAAAAACCCAGTGATGGAGCTcaatgaaaagagaagaggtCTGAAGTATGAGCTCATCTCTGAGACAGGGGGAAGCCATGACAAGCGCTTTGTGATGGAG GTAGAAGTAGATGGGCAGAAGTTCAGAGGTGCAGGCCCAAACAAGAAAGTAGCAAAAGCAAGTGCTGCATTAGCAGCacttgaaaaactgttttctgggCCTAATGCAgcaaacaacaagaaaaagaagattatTCCTCAG ACTAAAGGGGTTGTCAATAcagctgtttctgcagcagTCCAGGCTGTTCGAGGCAGAGGACGAGGTGCTTTAACACGAGGCGCATTTGTTGGGGCAGCTGCTGCTACTGGATACATAACACCAG GCTATGGAGCACCGTATGGGTATAGCACAGCTGCACCAGCTTACG GTGGTTTTTTCATTGACAGTCCCTATTGCCAGCCTCTCAGCATCGCACCTTTTATTATTCACTTGGGCCCTCAAGATTTCTTCTCTGACTTCTAG
- the STRBP gene encoding spermatid perinuclear RNA-binding protein isoform X7, with amino-acid sequence MRSIRSFANDDRHVMVKHSTIYPSPEELEAVQNMVSTVECALKHVSDWMDEKNKSTKCEGDVEAKEEAAESNAKDQGGRTLCGVMRIGLVAKGLLIKDDMDLELVLMCKEKPTKTLLCIVKDNLPAQIQKLTEEKYLVEEHVNEAAIIIRNTKEPKLTLKVILTSPLIRDEAEKKDGVDNVAMKDPPDLLDRQKCLEALASLRHAKWFQARANGLKSCVIVLRILRDLCNRVPTWAPLKGWPLELICEKSIGTCNRPLGAGEALRRVMECLASGILLPGGPGLHDPCEREPTDALSYMTVQQKEAITHSAQHALRLSAFGQIYKVLEMDPLPSNKSFQKYSWSVTDKEGTGSSALKRPFEDSVGDDKDPNKKMKRNLRKILDSKAIDLMNALMRLNQIRPGLQYKLLSQSGPVHAPVFTMSVDVDGTTYEASGPSKKTAKLHVAVKVLQAMGYPTGFDADVECMSSDEKSDTEGKNETVSSISSNNTGNSTADTSATLEVRTQGPILTASGKNPVMELNEKRRGLKYELISETGGSHDKRFVMEVEVDGQKFRGAGPNKKVAKASAALAALEKLFSGPNAANNKKKKIIPQTKGVVNTAVSAAVQAVRGRGRGALTRGAFVGAAAATGYITPGYGAPYGYSTAAPAYAICTCIK; translated from the exons AGATCTATCCGATCTTTTGCTAATGATGACCGCCATGTAATGGTGAAACATTCAACCATTTATCCATCTCCAGAGGAACTTGAAGCTGTCCAGAACATGGTATCAACAGTAGAATGTGCCCTTAAACATGTCTCTGACTGGATGGATGAAAAGAACAAGTCTACAAAATGTGAGGGTGATGtggaagcaaaggaggaagctgcagaaagcaatgcCAA ggATCAAGGTGGTCGGACCTTGTGTGGTGTTATGAGAATTGGCTTGGTTGCAAAGGGCTTGCTGATAAAAGATGATATGGACCTGGAGCTGGTTCTCATGtgcaaagaaaaacccacaaagacCTTGTTATGTATAGTTAAAGATAATCTCCCAGCTCAAATTCAG AAACTTACAGAAGAGAAGTATCTCGTGGAGGAGCATGTAAATGAGGCAGCTATTATTATTCGTAACACAAAGGAGCCCAAGCTAACTTTGAAGGTGATACTCACATCCCCCCTCATTCGAGATGAAGCAGAGAAGAAGGATGGAG TAGATAATGTTGCGATGAAAGATCCTCCGGACTTATTGGACAGGCAGAAATGCCTGGAGGCCTTGGCGTCTCTGCGGCACGCCAAATGGTTTCAG gCCAGGGCAAATGGACTAAAATCATGTGTAATTGTCCTTCGTATTCTGCGGGATTTGTGCAACAGAGTCCCCACAtgggcaccactgaaaggaTGG CCACTCGAGCTTATATGTGAAAAATCTATAGGTACTTGTAATAGACCTTTGGGCGCTGGGGAAGCATTGCGACGAGTGATGGAGTGTTTGGCATCTGGAATTCTGCTTCCCG GAGGGCCTGGTCTGCATGACCCCTGTGAACGGGAGCCAACAGATGCTTTGTCTTATATGACAGTTCAGCAAAAAGAAGCCATTACGCACAGTGCTCAG CATGCCCTCAGATTATCAGCCTTTGGTCAGATCTATAAGGTTTTGGAAATGGATCCCCTCCCATCAAATAagtcatttcagaaatattcctgGTCAGTAACTGACAAAGAAG GTACAGGCTCATCTGCTCTTAAGAGACCATTTGAAGATAGTGTCGGGGATGATAAAGATCCAAATAAAAAGATGAAGCGTAATCTGAGGAAAA TACTTGATAGTAAAGCAATAGACCTCATGAATGCTCTGATGAGGCTGAACCAAATCAGGCCAGGGCTTCAGTATAAGCTGCTGTCACAGTCTGGTCCAGTGCACGCCCCAGTCTTCACAATGTCTGTAGATGTTGATGGTACGACATACGAAGCATCAGGACCTTCTAAGAAAACAGCCAAGCTCCATGTGGCAGTGAAG GTTTTACAAGCGATGGGGTATCCAACTGGTTTTGATGCAGATGTGGAGTGTATGAGTTCTGATGAAAAATCAGATACCGAaggtaaaaatgaaacagtgtcTTCAATCTCAAGCAATAATACTGGAAATTCCACAGCTGACACCTCCGCTACCCTAGAG GTAAGAACTCAGGGTCCTATCCTCACAGCAAGTGGCAAAAACCCAGTGATGGAGCTcaatgaaaagagaagaggtCTGAAGTATGAGCTCATCTCTGAGACAGGGGGAAGCCATGACAAGCGCTTTGTGATGGAG GTAGAAGTAGATGGGCAGAAGTTCAGAGGTGCAGGCCCAAACAAGAAAGTAGCAAAAGCAAGTGCTGCATTAGCAGCacttgaaaaactgttttctgggCCTAATGCAgcaaacaacaagaaaaagaagattatTCCTCAG ACTAAAGGGGTTGTCAATAcagctgtttctgcagcagTCCAGGCTGTTCGAGGCAGAGGACGAGGTGCTTTAACACGAGGCGCATTTGTTGGGGCAGCTGCTGCTACTGGATACATAACACCAG GCTATGGAGCACCGTATGGGTATAGCACAGCTGCACCAGCTTACG
- the STRBP gene encoding spermatid perinuclear RNA-binding protein isoform X1: protein MRSIRSFANDDRHVMVKHSTIYPSPEELEAVQNMVSTVECALKHVSDWMDEKNKSTKCEGDVEAKEEAAESNAKDQGGRTLCGVMRIGLVAKGLLIKDDMDLELVLMCKEKPTKTLLCIVKDNLPAQIQKLTEEKYLVEEHVNEAAIIIRNTKEPKLTLKVILTSPLIRDEAEKKDGVDNVAMKDPPDLLDRQKCLEALASLRHAKWFQARANGLKSCVIVLRILRDLCNRVPTWAPLKGWPLELICEKSIGTCNRPLGAGEALRRVMECLASGILLPGGPGLHDPCEREPTDALSYMTVQQKEAITHSAQHALRLSAFGQIYKVLEMDPLPSNKSFQKYSWSVTDKEGTGSSALKRPFEDSVGDDKDPNKKMKRNLRKILDSKAIDLMNALMRLNQIRPGLQYKLLSQSGPVHAPVFTMSVDVDGTTYEASGPSKKTAKLHVAVKVLQAMGYPTGFDADVECMSSDEKSDTEGKNETVSSISSNNTGNSTADTSATLEVRTQGPILTASGKNPVMELNEKRRGLKYELISETGGSHDKRFVMEVEVDGQKFRGAGPNKKVAKASAALAALEKLFSGPNAANNKKKKIIPQTKGVVNTAVSAAVQAVRGRGRGALTRGAFVGAAAATGYITPGYGAPYGYSTAAPAYGMYSSIINKLEMIQKLLWQSKCGSPRRNSKRLKLLNHDNNTTFMP, encoded by the exons AGATCTATCCGATCTTTTGCTAATGATGACCGCCATGTAATGGTGAAACATTCAACCATTTATCCATCTCCAGAGGAACTTGAAGCTGTCCAGAACATGGTATCAACAGTAGAATGTGCCCTTAAACATGTCTCTGACTGGATGGATGAAAAGAACAAGTCTACAAAATGTGAGGGTGATGtggaagcaaaggaggaagctgcagaaagcaatgcCAA ggATCAAGGTGGTCGGACCTTGTGTGGTGTTATGAGAATTGGCTTGGTTGCAAAGGGCTTGCTGATAAAAGATGATATGGACCTGGAGCTGGTTCTCATGtgcaaagaaaaacccacaaagacCTTGTTATGTATAGTTAAAGATAATCTCCCAGCTCAAATTCAG AAACTTACAGAAGAGAAGTATCTCGTGGAGGAGCATGTAAATGAGGCAGCTATTATTATTCGTAACACAAAGGAGCCCAAGCTAACTTTGAAGGTGATACTCACATCCCCCCTCATTCGAGATGAAGCAGAGAAGAAGGATGGAG TAGATAATGTTGCGATGAAAGATCCTCCGGACTTATTGGACAGGCAGAAATGCCTGGAGGCCTTGGCGTCTCTGCGGCACGCCAAATGGTTTCAG gCCAGGGCAAATGGACTAAAATCATGTGTAATTGTCCTTCGTATTCTGCGGGATTTGTGCAACAGAGTCCCCACAtgggcaccactgaaaggaTGG CCACTCGAGCTTATATGTGAAAAATCTATAGGTACTTGTAATAGACCTTTGGGCGCTGGGGAAGCATTGCGACGAGTGATGGAGTGTTTGGCATCTGGAATTCTGCTTCCCG GAGGGCCTGGTCTGCATGACCCCTGTGAACGGGAGCCAACAGATGCTTTGTCTTATATGACAGTTCAGCAAAAAGAAGCCATTACGCACAGTGCTCAG CATGCCCTCAGATTATCAGCCTTTGGTCAGATCTATAAGGTTTTGGAAATGGATCCCCTCCCATCAAATAagtcatttcagaaatattcctgGTCAGTAACTGACAAAGAAG GTACAGGCTCATCTGCTCTTAAGAGACCATTTGAAGATAGTGTCGGGGATGATAAAGATCCAAATAAAAAGATGAAGCGTAATCTGAGGAAAA TACTTGATAGTAAAGCAATAGACCTCATGAATGCTCTGATGAGGCTGAACCAAATCAGGCCAGGGCTTCAGTATAAGCTGCTGTCACAGTCTGGTCCAGTGCACGCCCCAGTCTTCACAATGTCTGTAGATGTTGATGGTACGACATACGAAGCATCAGGACCTTCTAAGAAAACAGCCAAGCTCCATGTGGCAGTGAAG GTTTTACAAGCGATGGGGTATCCAACTGGTTTTGATGCAGATGTGGAGTGTATGAGTTCTGATGAAAAATCAGATACCGAaggtaaaaatgaaacagtgtcTTCAATCTCAAGCAATAATACTGGAAATTCCACAGCTGACACCTCCGCTACCCTAGAG GTAAGAACTCAGGGTCCTATCCTCACAGCAAGTGGCAAAAACCCAGTGATGGAGCTcaatgaaaagagaagaggtCTGAAGTATGAGCTCATCTCTGAGACAGGGGGAAGCCATGACAAGCGCTTTGTGATGGAG GTAGAAGTAGATGGGCAGAAGTTCAGAGGTGCAGGCCCAAACAAGAAAGTAGCAAAAGCAAGTGCTGCATTAGCAGCacttgaaaaactgttttctgggCCTAATGCAgcaaacaacaagaaaaagaagattatTCCTCAG ACTAAAGGGGTTGTCAATAcagctgtttctgcagcagTCCAGGCTGTTCGAGGCAGAGGACGAGGTGCTTTAACACGAGGCGCATTTGTTGGGGCAGCTGCTGCTACTGGATACATAACACCAG GCTATGGAGCACCGTATGGGTATAGCACAGCTGCACCAGCTTACGGTATGTATAGCTCAATAATTAACAAATTAGAAATGATACAGAAACTGTTGTGGCAGTCCAAATGTGGCAGTCCAAGGAGAAATTCAAAGAGATTAAAGCTCTTAAACCATGACAACAACACCACTTTTATGCCATAA
- the STRBP gene encoding spermatid perinuclear RNA-binding protein isoform X6 codes for MRSIRSFANDDRHVMVKHSTIYPSPEELEAVQNMVSTVECALKHVSDWMDEKNKSTKCEGDVEAKEEAAESNAKDQGGRTLCGVMRIGLVAKGLLIKDDMDLELVLMCKEKPTKTLLCIVKDNLPAQIQKLTEEKYLVEEHVNEAAIIIRNTKEPKLTLKVILTSPLIRDEAEKKDGVDNVAMKDPPDLLDRQKCLEALASLRHAKWFQARANGLKSCVIVLRILRDLCNRVPTWAPLKGWPLELICEKSIGTCNRPLGAGEALRRVMECLASGILLPGGPGLHDPCEREPTDALSYMTVQQKEAITHSAQHALRLSAFGQIYKVLEMDPLPSNKSFQKYSWSVTDKEGTGSSALKRPFEDSVGDDKDPNKKMKRNLRKILDSKAIDLMNALMRLNQIRPGLQYKLLSQSGPVHAPVFTMSVDVDGTTYEASGPSKKTAKLHVAVKVLQAMGYPTGFDADVECMSSDEKSDTEGKNETVSSISSNNTGNSTADTSATLEVRTQGPILTASGKNPVMELNEKRRGLKYELISETGGSHDKRFVMEVEVDGQKFRGAGPNKKVAKASAALAALEKLFSGPNAANNKKKKIIPQTKGVVNTAVSAAVQAVRGRGRGALTRGAFVGAAAATGYITPGYGAPYGYSTAAPAYDLPLQYRRGNAE; via the exons AGATCTATCCGATCTTTTGCTAATGATGACCGCCATGTAATGGTGAAACATTCAACCATTTATCCATCTCCAGAGGAACTTGAAGCTGTCCAGAACATGGTATCAACAGTAGAATGTGCCCTTAAACATGTCTCTGACTGGATGGATGAAAAGAACAAGTCTACAAAATGTGAGGGTGATGtggaagcaaaggaggaagctgcagaaagcaatgcCAA ggATCAAGGTGGTCGGACCTTGTGTGGTGTTATGAGAATTGGCTTGGTTGCAAAGGGCTTGCTGATAAAAGATGATATGGACCTGGAGCTGGTTCTCATGtgcaaagaaaaacccacaaagacCTTGTTATGTATAGTTAAAGATAATCTCCCAGCTCAAATTCAG AAACTTACAGAAGAGAAGTATCTCGTGGAGGAGCATGTAAATGAGGCAGCTATTATTATTCGTAACACAAAGGAGCCCAAGCTAACTTTGAAGGTGATACTCACATCCCCCCTCATTCGAGATGAAGCAGAGAAGAAGGATGGAG TAGATAATGTTGCGATGAAAGATCCTCCGGACTTATTGGACAGGCAGAAATGCCTGGAGGCCTTGGCGTCTCTGCGGCACGCCAAATGGTTTCAG gCCAGGGCAAATGGACTAAAATCATGTGTAATTGTCCTTCGTATTCTGCGGGATTTGTGCAACAGAGTCCCCACAtgggcaccactgaaaggaTGG CCACTCGAGCTTATATGTGAAAAATCTATAGGTACTTGTAATAGACCTTTGGGCGCTGGGGAAGCATTGCGACGAGTGATGGAGTGTTTGGCATCTGGAATTCTGCTTCCCG GAGGGCCTGGTCTGCATGACCCCTGTGAACGGGAGCCAACAGATGCTTTGTCTTATATGACAGTTCAGCAAAAAGAAGCCATTACGCACAGTGCTCAG CATGCCCTCAGATTATCAGCCTTTGGTCAGATCTATAAGGTTTTGGAAATGGATCCCCTCCCATCAAATAagtcatttcagaaatattcctgGTCAGTAACTGACAAAGAAG GTACAGGCTCATCTGCTCTTAAGAGACCATTTGAAGATAGTGTCGGGGATGATAAAGATCCAAATAAAAAGATGAAGCGTAATCTGAGGAAAA TACTTGATAGTAAAGCAATAGACCTCATGAATGCTCTGATGAGGCTGAACCAAATCAGGCCAGGGCTTCAGTATAAGCTGCTGTCACAGTCTGGTCCAGTGCACGCCCCAGTCTTCACAATGTCTGTAGATGTTGATGGTACGACATACGAAGCATCAGGACCTTCTAAGAAAACAGCCAAGCTCCATGTGGCAGTGAAG GTTTTACAAGCGATGGGGTATCCAACTGGTTTTGATGCAGATGTGGAGTGTATGAGTTCTGATGAAAAATCAGATACCGAaggtaaaaatgaaacagtgtcTTCAATCTCAAGCAATAATACTGGAAATTCCACAGCTGACACCTCCGCTACCCTAGAG GTAAGAACTCAGGGTCCTATCCTCACAGCAAGTGGCAAAAACCCAGTGATGGAGCTcaatgaaaagagaagaggtCTGAAGTATGAGCTCATCTCTGAGACAGGGGGAAGCCATGACAAGCGCTTTGTGATGGAG GTAGAAGTAGATGGGCAGAAGTTCAGAGGTGCAGGCCCAAACAAGAAAGTAGCAAAAGCAAGTGCTGCATTAGCAGCacttgaaaaactgttttctgggCCTAATGCAgcaaacaacaagaaaaagaagattatTCCTCAG ACTAAAGGGGTTGTCAATAcagctgtttctgcagcagTCCAGGCTGTTCGAGGCAGAGGACGAGGTGCTTTAACACGAGGCGCATTTGTTGGGGCAGCTGCTGCTACTGGATACATAACACCAG GCTATGGAGCACCGTATGGGTATAGCACAGCTGCACCAGCTTACG ATTTGCCACTTCAATACAGGAGAGGAAATGCAGAATAA
- the STRBP gene encoding spermatid perinuclear RNA-binding protein isoform X4 codes for MRSIRSFANDDRHVMVKHSTIYPSPEELEAVQNMVSTVECALKHVSDWMDEKNKSTKCEGDVEAKEEAAESNAKDQGGRTLCGVMRIGLVAKGLLIKDDMDLELVLMCKEKPTKTLLCIVKDNLPAQIQKLTEEKYLVEEHVNEAAIIIRNTKEPKLTLKVILTSPLIRDEAEKKDGVDNVAMKDPPDLLDRQKCLEALASLRHAKWFQARANGLKSCVIVLRILRDLCNRVPTWAPLKGWPLELICEKSIGTCNRPLGAGEALRRVMECLASGILLPGGPGLHDPCEREPTDALSYMTVQQKEAITHSAQHALRLSAFGQIYKVLEMDPLPSNKSFQKYSWSVTDKEGTGSSALKRPFEDSVGDDKDPNKKMKRNLRKILDSKAIDLMNALMRLNQIRPGLQYKLLSQSGPVHAPVFTMSVDVDGTTYEASGPSKKTAKLHVAVKVLQAMGYPTGFDADVECMSSDEKSDTEGKNETVSSISSNNTGNSTADTSATLEVRTQGPILTASGKNPVMELNEKRRGLKYELISETGGSHDKRFVMEVEVDGQKFRGAGPNKKVAKASAALAALEKLFSGPNAANNKKKKIIPQTKGVVNTAVSAAVQAVRGRGRGALTRGAFVGAAAATGYITPGYGAPYGYSTAAPAYGLPKRMVLLPVMKFPTYPVPHYSFF; via the exons AGATCTATCCGATCTTTTGCTAATGATGACCGCCATGTAATGGTGAAACATTCAACCATTTATCCATCTCCAGAGGAACTTGAAGCTGTCCAGAACATGGTATCAACAGTAGAATGTGCCCTTAAACATGTCTCTGACTGGATGGATGAAAAGAACAAGTCTACAAAATGTGAGGGTGATGtggaagcaaaggaggaagctgcagaaagcaatgcCAA ggATCAAGGTGGTCGGACCTTGTGTGGTGTTATGAGAATTGGCTTGGTTGCAAAGGGCTTGCTGATAAAAGATGATATGGACCTGGAGCTGGTTCTCATGtgcaaagaaaaacccacaaagacCTTGTTATGTATAGTTAAAGATAATCTCCCAGCTCAAATTCAG AAACTTACAGAAGAGAAGTATCTCGTGGAGGAGCATGTAAATGAGGCAGCTATTATTATTCGTAACACAAAGGAGCCCAAGCTAACTTTGAAGGTGATACTCACATCCCCCCTCATTCGAGATGAAGCAGAGAAGAAGGATGGAG TAGATAATGTTGCGATGAAAGATCCTCCGGACTTATTGGACAGGCAGAAATGCCTGGAGGCCTTGGCGTCTCTGCGGCACGCCAAATGGTTTCAG gCCAGGGCAAATGGACTAAAATCATGTGTAATTGTCCTTCGTATTCTGCGGGATTTGTGCAACAGAGTCCCCACAtgggcaccactgaaaggaTGG CCACTCGAGCTTATATGTGAAAAATCTATAGGTACTTGTAATAGACCTTTGGGCGCTGGGGAAGCATTGCGACGAGTGATGGAGTGTTTGGCATCTGGAATTCTGCTTCCCG GAGGGCCTGGTCTGCATGACCCCTGTGAACGGGAGCCAACAGATGCTTTGTCTTATATGACAGTTCAGCAAAAAGAAGCCATTACGCACAGTGCTCAG CATGCCCTCAGATTATCAGCCTTTGGTCAGATCTATAAGGTTTTGGAAATGGATCCCCTCCCATCAAATAagtcatttcagaaatattcctgGTCAGTAACTGACAAAGAAG GTACAGGCTCATCTGCTCTTAAGAGACCATTTGAAGATAGTGTCGGGGATGATAAAGATCCAAATAAAAAGATGAAGCGTAATCTGAGGAAAA TACTTGATAGTAAAGCAATAGACCTCATGAATGCTCTGATGAGGCTGAACCAAATCAGGCCAGGGCTTCAGTATAAGCTGCTGTCACAGTCTGGTCCAGTGCACGCCCCAGTCTTCACAATGTCTGTAGATGTTGATGGTACGACATACGAAGCATCAGGACCTTCTAAGAAAACAGCCAAGCTCCATGTGGCAGTGAAG GTTTTACAAGCGATGGGGTATCCAACTGGTTTTGATGCAGATGTGGAGTGTATGAGTTCTGATGAAAAATCAGATACCGAaggtaaaaatgaaacagtgtcTTCAATCTCAAGCAATAATACTGGAAATTCCACAGCTGACACCTCCGCTACCCTAGAG GTAAGAACTCAGGGTCCTATCCTCACAGCAAGTGGCAAAAACCCAGTGATGGAGCTcaatgaaaagagaagaggtCTGAAGTATGAGCTCATCTCTGAGACAGGGGGAAGCCATGACAAGCGCTTTGTGATGGAG GTAGAAGTAGATGGGCAGAAGTTCAGAGGTGCAGGCCCAAACAAGAAAGTAGCAAAAGCAAGTGCTGCATTAGCAGCacttgaaaaactgttttctgggCCTAATGCAgcaaacaacaagaaaaagaagattatTCCTCAG ACTAAAGGGGTTGTCAATAcagctgtttctgcagcagTCCAGGCTGTTCGAGGCAGAGGACGAGGTGCTTTAACACGAGGCGCATTTGTTGGGGCAGCTGCTGCTACTGGATACATAACACCAG GCTATGGAGCACCGTATGGGTATAGCACAGCTGCACCAGCTTACG GTTTACCCAAGAGAATGGTTCTGTTACCAGTTATGAAATTCCCAACTTATCCTGTTCCCCACTACTCATTCTTTTAG